The Phacochoerus africanus isolate WHEZ1 chromosome 9, ROS_Pafr_v1, whole genome shotgun sequence genomic sequence ACTGATGATTGCCTGTCAAAATGATTCACTTTTCCCAGCAAAGTTTCAAGGTAAATTATGtttctatatttatatagagGTTATTATAAAGGCTACAAAGAATGACACCACAGACAAGGCCTGCTATTTATTTacaacaaaaaggaaactaaCCTGAGATCACTACTCTATTTGCACTTGGAAATAAAACTGAGAGGAAGCAGGACTTAAGTGGGGCCTCTGgtttacattcattttcttttttttttatttttattttttggagccgcacccacagcatatagaggttcccaggctaggggtctaatcagagctgcagccaccggcctacaccacagccacagcaatgtcaggtccgagccgcgtctgcgacctgcactacgcagctcacggcaatgccggatccttaacccactgagtgaggccagggatagaacccgaaacttcgtggttcctaataagattcgttaaccactgagccatgacaggaacgcctgcATTCATTTTCTAAAGAGACAAGCAGGTTTACAACTGTGGGGTCTCTGAAAAATACCTTTGGCTCTGGTGCTTGGATCTACTGGCAAGGACCCCACCCTTCCAGCCAGACTctgcttcctgccttcctcttctcccagcagCCTAGGCACCATCTCCTCAGCCTTCTCCCCTGCCCAGCCTTCTTGCCTCCTTAGCCTCAGACTTCTCAAGCTGAGGGCTCCTCCGTGGTCATCTCCTTTCATAGTTTGGGTCTCCCTCCCTTAGGGCCCCTTCCCCCACTTGGTTGGTTGGTCTGGGTATTTGGATGAATGCCTTTATTCTGGCGGGAGGGGAGTAAGATCATGCCAGCCTTCTAGTCTCACAGGCATTTTGTAAGAGAGAGAAAGTTTTCATTCCCTTGAAGACCTGAGATCAGAGAGGGGACTGATAGGGCTGACACTACAGTCCTTGTTGGGGGGGCAGGCCCCTCACTTCCTGCCACTCATCTTCTAGGAAACCCTGGCATCTAGCCTTCATGTCAGGTGACACCAAATTCTTCACCTACTCATTCTCTCCTTGGCATTCTCAGAAGTCTCtaggaagggagttcctgctgtggggcaaggggatcaggggcatctctgcagcaccggAAGGCAGGTTCCTTCCCCCCGGGCActgtgtgttaaaggatctgaagttgctgcagctacagtgtaTGTAtgtcacatctgatccctggcctggagttgtagaattcccagaaatcacCTCAGGGGACACTCGAGGAAGCTGGAGAACAGCTTTATTACACCAGTGGGTCCACGGGGAATCGCTTTCCAATCATGGACCCCAAACAGAAAGGGGAGATACGTTTACAGTGCTTGCTTATGTGTTTAACATGCTACATTAACCTTTAGTTACATGCAGGATACAGAAAGATGATAGCTGTACAGAATGTCTTGTATTGTTACTTTAACGATTAACCTCAAGTAATTCTAGTTCTCAAGTCTTagtgactttgtttttctcagagccctcatatgagtcaccttaagttcaccaagatggaCGGTGGCAGCAAAATGGTTTTGCTCTTGTCAAGCTCCCTATGCCCTTTTCCAcacccctacactgggaactccatgtgccacggggtggccaaaataaaacaataccccaaaatacaaaagaaaactaatcaaaaaaaagaaaacgctaGAGGTAACCTGGCAACAAACAAGATGGGAGTATTAGAAATCAGGCCTCGGTGCCTCTCATAGTAAGCATTCCATAAAGATGGGCTAAATGCTTGCATGGATGAATGGGGGCCGTGGTTAAATCAACTTTCCTGTAGCTCCTTCTTCTTGAAGCAAATTACTAGCCATATTTTGCTGCATTTTAACCAACTGGCAATGCATATTTACCTTTACATGTAACATTGCCGTGGGAATGAGTGGCTTCTTTTGCATTGAGTGGCTTCTGTTGCATTGAGTGGCTTCAGTTGCATTTGGAAGCACATTCATTTGCTGAACTCTGTTCTTATTCCACAGGAACAAtccatttgaataaattatgtataGAGGAAGTATTGATAGTCATCCTCTTAGGAacgtttattttcttctttgtgccaTTTTGTATTTGCTATAGTGAAAAATGCACAAGAGTTGCAGCAAGCACTTACTGTGTTTAGAGACATTGTGCAACATTTTTGGAGGGTTTACCTTAGTTTAAACTCATTGGTTTGCCTTGCTGGACCCTTTTCCACCTACCACGAAGCCACCAGACCATCACTttctctaccctgggaaccaGCTCTCACCTCTGCTGTTGCCAGAGCCTCTGCTTCTCTGCttctcaccttttctttcttcaccCTACGGCTCCCTGCACAGCTCAGCCACCAGCGGCGCTGCCCAGGCACCGCAGGAGGGGTTTGGGCCCAGAATCTGGGGTTGTGGCAGCCAGACCAGGAATATCGTGAAAACCTAGTGGGCAGGATGAATGCCCTATTTTGTTGCCATTATGTGTGGTTTCCCTGAGCCATGAACTCCTTAGGGGCTGGCTCTGTGTTACCCGCCCTACTAGTCCCACAGCCCCTAGCAAAGGAGGCCCTCACTGTAGTTTCAAACATAATTATaacattcttgggagttcccatcatcgctcagtggttaacgaatccgactaggaaccatgaggtttcaggtgcaatccctggccttgctcagtgggttaagggtcgggcattgccgtgagctgtggtgtagattgcagacgcagcttggatcccgcgttggtgtggctctggtgtaggctggtggctacagctccaattcgacccctaacctgggaaccaccatatgccgcaagagtggcccaagaaaatggcaaaaaaaaaaaaaaagataaacataacaTTCTTTCCAGGGACACAAGGACATGTTTTTCATCAGACCGGAAACTCTGAGGGCAGATGTCGTGTTGCattggtctttcttttctttctttcttcttttttctttttttagggctgcaccagaggcaatggatgttcccaggctaggggtccaatcagagctaaagctgctggcctacaccacagccacagcaacatcagattttagctgtgtctgtgacctacaccacatggcatagctcatggcaatgccggatctttaacccactgagcgaggccagggatcgaacctgcaacctcatggtttccgcttcaccacaatgggaactcggcaTTGGTCTTTCTGTAACCCAGccttggcacagccactatgttTCGGGCAGTAAGTGAGTAGATTGGTGAACTACTGGGTCATTTTAACTGAAAAGATGATTTAAGTGACAACTATGAGGATGCAAACAACATGGGATAGTTTCCTTAAAGCCTGTCATTTCTTCTCATAGGCTACAGATATTTTCAAGATGAGAGTTTTCAAACAGGAACAGACAATAGTAGCTGATAAGGTCAGTTTGGGTGACAGGAGCTCGTTTTCTTGAGTAAAGTTAGGTTGTATGCAGATCCTACCAAAGAAGGCAAACCTGAGATACTTAGGAGAATGACTCCATGTTGCTTAGGGACAGACatcaggggtggggagaagacaAGGgatctggccagggatcaaacttgcaccacagtttTAACCAGAGTCgaagtagtgacaatgccagatccttagcccactgagccatgagggaactcctacattatttttattatatgtttggcgttaatcttatctttttttaagatttttattttttctattatagactattatttatttttattataggcgatttacaacattctgtcgatttccgctgtacagcaaagtgacccagtcatacatatgtatacacattctttttctcatatacacattctttttctcacattatcctccatcatgctccgtcacaattgactagatatagttcccggtgctatacagcaggatctcattgcttggcATTGATCTTGTTTATAAAtacagttatgtgtgtgtgtgtgtttcttttaaagATGCTGCAGAGTACATTGTTTTCTTTCACACTTGACTCAGACCTAACTGTGTCACTCCCTTTTAACCCAGGACTCCACTTTTCAGAAGCTGGAAGCCCTGAGCTGGTATagtttcctccttcccctcctctgcctggacAGAAAGCTGAAGGGGGGGGAGCTGCACGGGCTATTGGTTACTTCCATCAGTTGTGTCACCTGCTACCCCAGGGCTGAGCTTTGCTGAGGCCCCAAATGACTTTCTATGAACATGTAATTGAAAAACAGGCTATGAATGAGCAAAAGCTTGCTGATTAGACTGCACTCAGTGGTTGCCCCTTAGCCCTGGACACCACCTGGGGCCTGCCATGTCCACACCAATGCTCCAGACCTGGAGGTCAGCCTGGCCCGTGTTGCCATTGCACTACCTACCTAAGGGTCCATGTCCCGCCTTCCCATTCAACTCTGGCATTTCCTCCTTTCAGACACACCCCTGCACTGAACCTTCCTTGCCAACCTGCTCTTGGGTCAGACTCTCCCATACAAACAAGGTCTCCTCCACTTTCACCTCACTGTGAACACTccgcctcctccctgccccttgaggggctgggggcagggtgcGTTGGCTGCCTTCTTGCCCCTGTTACTGCCTCCACACCAAGACCTCATGCCCCTGGGCTTTGCCCCTTCTGTTCCACTCCTCTCCTGGGTTTTCTCTGTGCTCCCCCAGGATGCTGTGGACTTTCAACCTTTAGTCCTGCCACCGCCCTGAACAACTTCAGCTTGCATGTGGCCGGCCCCGCTGACACCATCGTCACCATCGTCACTGACAGTCCCTTCTCCTCCACCCCACATTGGCTGCCTGTCCCATGGTTCAAAGCTGTGCTCGTGGTTGTCGTGGACTGACCTGTCTCTGCGATCTCAATTGTGGCAGCAAATCCATGGCTCTTCTCCTCCGGGACAGAAGCTCTCCCACTCCTGGACTCCCTACAGTTTCCAACCTTGCACAGCGCTTgatgattccattttctctttgctgTATTTACTTCCATCGCTGACCCAGTTCTCAACAGCCGTTAGTTATTTCAATGATTCTCTTCCCACCAACCTTCTTGCTTCCTTGTCTCTCCCGTGTACTCAGCAGGCAAGAGTCCACCCTGGAGTAATTCTCTTAATTCATACTCTCCAGTTCCATACATGGGTCCGTGTGAGTTGCTTGTGAAACtgaaaggctttttctgcctgATGATCCCTAGGCAGCAGTAGGGAGTTTCACCCCTTCCCCCTTGTCCTTTTCCAATGGTCTACCTCAGCATCTTGCTTCCTCTCAAGAGAaggccttatttttatttatttattttttggccaccctgtggcatatggagttcccaggctagggatcagatctgagctgcaattgagacctaccctgcagctgcagcaaagccagatcagaACGCCTGCCTTACTTTAAAAAGgccctgctggagttcccattgtggctcagtggttaatgaacccaactagtattcatgaggactcgggtttgatccttggcactgctcagtgggtgaaggatccagcattgctgtgagctgtggtgtaggtctcagatgcagcttggatctggcattgctgtggctgtggtgtaggccagcagctacagctccgattcaacttctggcctgggaacctccacatgacgagggtgtggccctaaaaagacaaaagacaaaaataaaataaaaaggccttTCTTCCTcactaagaaaactgaggctgcaAACTAGGGAGCTCCCAAACTTACTCTTCCATGTTTAGGTCTATGTGGCTTCCATCTTTCCATCCTTATGGATTCCTGTTGATTAAGGCTTCAGATCTGGCTCTCCCAACCCACCACCTTCACCTGTATCTTTACTCTAAGCTCATAAACTTGTTTACTTTCTCCATCTgaaaatcaaaccaaacaaaaaaacctctgttACCATCCTTTCTCCCTTCACAGGCCAGCTTCCTGCAAGGAGAAGTCTGatcactctcttcttttcttaccTCCTGGTTCCTCTCTAATCAAGTTTCTGCCTTATCACTCCACAACGAATGAGTCATCAGTTGAGTCCACTGTGGACAAAACAAACCggcccttcctttcctcctttgcctGTTCTCCCTGAGCCATTTGATCCGAGGGCTATCCCTTCCTCCCCTGGCTTTGTTCATTTGTCTCTCCTCTCTGCTGTCAAATCTCTTAGCTGCTTCTGAGTGTCTTTATTGGCTCCCTTTGGACTCTCATCCCCTAAATGCAGAGTCACCGGGTTTGTTCTGTACTGGGCTCTTCCCACACTGACTGCTTTCCCTGGCTGACCCCATCTGCAATCATGGCATCTATTACCACCGCTTAttgaaaatttctggagttccccctgtggtgcagtgggatctatagcatctctgcagtgccaggacataggtttgatctccagtccagcacagtgggttaaatgatctggcctaggtcgcaactgtggctcagatctgatccctggcctgggaactccatatgctatagggctgccaaaagagggaaaaaaaataattcttgccTTTAGTTCCTGTTTAGGCTTTTCTTCTGAGTTTCAGACCATATGCCCAACTGGACACTTACAAGTCCCTCGGGTACCTCAGACTCAGCCTCTTCCCAACAGAATTCCTATCTTTTCAGCCAAACTTCTCCTGGATTCTTTGTGAATATTGTCATTATCCAGGATCCCATCCTCTTTTCATCATTTCTAGCCAGTCATCACCTCTATAAAGatgggagttcacgttgtggtgcagtggaaattaatctgactaggaaccatgaggttgtgggttcgattcctggtctcactcagtgggttaaggatccggcattaccctgagctgtggtataggtagaagatgcagcttggatctggcattgctgtggctgtggtgtaggccagcagttgtagctctgattagacccttagccttggaacctccatatgctgtgggtatcaccctttaaaaacagaaaacaggagttcccgtcgtggcgcagtggttaacgaatccgactaggaaccatgaggttgcgggttcggtccctgcccttgctcagtgggttaacgatccggcgttgccgtgagctgtggtgtaggttgcagacgcggcttggatcccacattgctgtggctctggcataggccggtggctacagctccgattcaacccctagcctgggaacctccatatgcctcgggagcggcccaagaaatagcaacaacaacaacaacaacaacaacaacaacaacaacaacaacaacaaacagaaaacaaatgaacaacaaacaaaaaaagtctagAGAGATGGAAAGATTTGAGTTCACTGGAATCCTGGGGAAGCTGAGAGATGGAGACTGGCTTGGTAAGGCTGCTCTCCTGAAGAGATGCAGTGGATTGGGGGGGTCTACACACAGTGGGGAGGACCTCATGATAGAAATGACACTTTGGGAGCCTGCTCAGTGAGGGAAGGATAGCCGTGGATGAGGCTTCCAATCTTGTGTAAACTTAACCGAGCATCACCAAGGGCTGAAGTAtttgaagagaaaggaacagagccTGCCAGTGCTCGAATAGATCTGGAAAGAGATAGCTCAGGGAGAACCAGAGACAGAAAGGAGCCTAACACAGTAGGACTTGGAAGTGGAatggagttccccatgtggctcagtgttaagaacctgactagtatccacgaggatgcatgtttgattcctgCTTCACTCCCAGGtctaaagatctgacattgccgtgaactgcagtgtaggttgcagatgcagcttggatgtggcattgctgtggctgtggctgtggctggcagctatggctccaattcaacccctagcctgggaccttccatgtgccatgggtgtggtcacaaaaaaaaaaaaaaaagaaaaagaaaaaagaaaaaaaagtgggagggCCAAGAGGACTTGGATCTCTCAGGGATGAGGAAGTCTGAGTATGTGTTATTTACGTCCCATTTACAGTGTTTACTTCTGTGAGGTCTCCAACAGGATCCTCTTTCCCTCCAGGTTACTGCTCACCTCCACATCTTGTCCAAAAAGCAAATCTTACTAAGTCATTGGCTCTTTTAACTTTTGGACAAAGTCCCGTTTACTATCTAGCCCCATCTCTCACTACTACTTATGTATTCTTTTTGCTTCAGCTGTGTGGAAGTTATTCCATCTCTTAAAAGCACCAGGCCTTCATATAGGGGTTCCATGCTCCCATGCTTGGAATACccatctcagtttctttctttcttcttcttcttcttttttttttgatctttttggctttttagggccgcacccctggtaTATGGatattcgcaggctaggggtacaatcggagccgtagccgccggcccacgccagagccacagcaatgcaggatccaagctgtgtcttcgacctacaccacagctcatggcaacaccagatccttaacccactgagtgaggccagggatagaacccacgtcctcatgggtgctggtcaggtctgccaactgctgagccatgacaggaactcctcaccttctTCTTTCTAACCCCAGTCATTCTgccatttcttctttcccttcaggACTCAATTTAAGCACCATTTCCCAGAAGCCTTTTAGAAtactggagttccagtcatggctcaaaagtaacgaacctgactagtatccatgaggatgtgggttcactccctggccttgctcagtggtttagagtctggcattgccatgagctattgtgtaggtcacagacatggcttggatctggcgttgctgtggctgtggcgcaggccagcagctgcacctcccatttaacccctagcctgggaacctccacatgtagtgggtgtggccctaaaaagacaaaaacagaaagcaagcaaacaaaaaaacccagaagactTTTACAATaccaatttcattttctctgggcTATCATAGCATTctacacataacataaaaatacCCTTTACAACATTTCACTGTAATCCGTTAACTTGCTTCTCTTCCCTGGTAGACCAAGTAATTTATGAAGGCAGATctcagtctgtctgtctttctatctCTTATGTTTAGCTCGACAGCAGTCTAAATGCATAAATAGTTATCAACcagtaaagttttaaaagtttaagcaAAAGGCTATTTAGAAAACTTTTAACATTTCAATGACAGGCCATTTAATTATCTCACTAACTGTGTGTCTTCATTCCTGAAGGTGAGTGCATTGTTGCTGGCTCATTTGCCAGTGGAAAAACCTGAACATTTAAGGGTAAATCTCCTGGAGGTACCTGCCTACAGACAGACTGCAAGCAGCCTGTCACCTGCAGAACCCACAAGATCTGCGTCTTTCTCCTGGCCTTGACCTACATAGCACCTAGAGACACTAAAAAAAGTGAACAGATAGATGTATTTAGGGTaatctcttttgtctttaggttCAGGAATGCACAGATGTCGGTCTATGTGGGTGTTTTTGTGTGTCTGAGTGCATGTGTgcatggggagggaggaagagggtcaAGGGTTCATCTCTTTTTTCCTCAGATGCCTTCCCTAACTTCGTTGACCGGATTCTATTCACCTCTGCATCCTCTCCGAGCACCTTATTCTCCTTCTCTGCACTGATCACAGCTCTGATTGCATGTGTGTGCTGACCGCTTGTCTCCCTCGCTAGATGGTAAACTGTACCCGACGAGGTAAGGAATGTATTACGTTCCTGTTCACACTAGTAATCCTCCAGCCCAGTAGGACGCCTAAGGCATCACTggtattccacaaatatttcttcGACCCTTGTTTCTGGGCAAGACTTGGGTGGACCCACCGTACAAGGGAGCCAGCGCCCGCCCCCAGTGGGCACAACGCCCCGCCCACCAACTACCGCTCAAGGCTGGGCCGGGCGGGGCCCGGCGGGGCGCTCTCGCGGGGACAGTTCTCCGGCTCGCGTGGGCGCGGCCCGGGGAGGGCGGAAACACCGAGGGGGCGGACACGGCGCGAGGCCGAGGCCTGGCCAATGAGCGCCGGCAGGGCGGGACTCGCGGCCGGCGGTCCGAGCGCGCGCGGAGCTGGGCGTGCCCACGGGTGACGCGCCGGGCCGGGCGGGCCAATGGGCGCGGGGTGGCGGGCGGGCGGGCCTGGTGGCCAGGGGTTTAGGGCGCGCACGGGAGGCCGGCCGGACAGACTGACGTTCAGCTGCAACGCGGGTGGCGGTTTGTCCGGGATGGCGCTGGCGCGGGCCTGGAAGCAAATGTCCTGGTTCTACTACCAGTACCTGCTGGTCACGGCGCTCTACATGCTGGAGCCGTGGGAGCGGACTGTGTTCAGTATCCTGCCCGGGCCTCGGGGCCCGGTGGGGGCGCGGAGCCGGGGCCGCATCCTCCCggggcccagggcctggagggCTGGGTGGTAGGGGCCGGCGGGAGGGCGGAGAGGCGGCCCCGCGGGAGCCGCGCGCCGACTCGTTTCTTCGCGGCGGGCACGCGGAGCCGAGGTCTCGGCGCCGAGGGTGACGCTCCTgcggtggtggggggtggggaggcggcgGGAACTCTTGAGATCCGAGGTCGCGGATGAGTCACTTGACCCGAAATAGAAGCGTCTTTATTAGTGGAGGAGATTCCCCTCCGGCGATGTGTGCCTGGTGTGCCTACCCTTGCACTTCAGCCGTGGCAGCCTTTGGTTCAGTCTCCTGTTCTTGTGGGAGGTGTAAGTGGAGCAGGTTGCTCCCGGCTCGGACGGCTTTGACCTTTAACTGTCCCTGATTTACCTGGCTTTAGTTCTAATGAAAATGCTAACCATTTTATCAGCTTTTAAATCGGGTTGTGAATTTGTGTTCATGGCGTCCCAATATAGTTTtagaaagcaattttttaaattgtacctATTTGGTTTTCATGATGGTTAGTTTAAAAAGTGCATTCTACTCGTTAATTTGCCATTTGCACAGTTCTTAGCAGTCAAGCTCGAAAGGAATTTGTGGTTAGTTGTAGGTAGTGTTTGAAACCGTTTAGTAGATAGCCAGTAACTACTTGTCCGACTATTGAGCGTTTACTGTGAGCCAAGCAACTCTGCTAAGCAGTTTGCCTGTTATCTTAAGGCATCTAACTTTCATAACCTCAGTTAATAACTCAAGGTTGTGAAGAAATGCTTCCCGAAGTGTCTCCACTTGTCTGTGTTGAGATCCTTTGATATTATTCTTGTAGAATAAACACTAATAATtagatgtaacttttttttttttttttaacttgggggCCAATGAGGAACATAATTTACGTAGCATGCTTGCTTCCTATAGGGCCTCTCCTCTTCAATGTGGTTTAGTTTGGAGTAGCTTCAGAACAACTTTGAACAACTTTGCAAATGCATTATTGCATTGTGGTAGAATGACTGAGGTAATTTCATTCCAAGGCTTAATCagtgtgtttatttatattaaacaGGCATAAGATTGCACTAAAAGCAGAGTCTTGTTTCACCACTTCTGAGGTATCTTAGCTGCTTACAAGCAAACttagttttattattgttgacATTTCTTTACAAACCTGGAATTTAAGAACCAGAATGCATGTTTTGGATTTAAAGTTTGAAGGTAAAGTATGCTCTAATTTCCTACACCATTTATTTGTTACTACAGTTCAGTTTCACTCTAAGTTCTATAGGTTGGAGCTAATGAGGACCTCTTTGTAAAATGTATAGTAAACTGTATACTGAAATGTAgagcatctctttttcttttcttttttgtctctttagggccacacccacgccatatggaggttcccaggctaagggtctaatcagagctacagctgctggcctatgccagagccacaggattggagctgcctctgtgacctacaccacacttcatagcaacagcggatccttaacacagcgaggccagggatccaacccgcaacctcatggtcccatTGACTTTCACCTCTGGAGGGGGAGTTTTTAACATGTTTCAGAAGTCCCCTTTCTCTGCTGACAGCCATCCCTGGGAAAGGAAAAGACCTGGTTTTGTAACCAGTGAGACACTCCCTGAGGGCCTCACTGAGTAACATTGTAACCATGCTGTTGAGGGGAGGTGGAGAATTGAAAATACTTTGTTATAATACTTGCAAGCATAGGAGTGTAGTGGCTGAGctgttaaggaatccgactaggattcatgagcatgtgggttcgatccctggctttgctcagccggttaaggagctcagtgggttaaggatccggcgttgctgtgagctgtggtgtaggtcacaga encodes the following:
- the SPTSSA gene encoding serine palmitoyltransferase small subunit A, with amino-acid sequence MALARAWKQMSWFYYQYLLVTALYMLEPWERTVFNSMLVSIVGMALYTGYVFMPQHIMAILHYFEIVQ